The window cttcaatccctgtgggatcgacctcactcatgtgagttattattacttgatgcgacccggtacacttgccggtaagttttgtgttggatcgttttccacacgatcacctcccaacaccaaacttagagtttgactgtgggggctctgtttgactctgttttgagagaagctcttcatgcttcctctccatggttacagagggatatccttgagccttaaacacaagggattcttcattcacttgaatgatcaattctcctctgtcaacatcaatcacagcctttgctgtgactaggaagggtctgccaaggatgatggattcatccatgcacttcccagtctctaggactatgaaatcagcagggatgtagtggtctccaacctttaccaagacatcctctacaagtccataagcttgttttcttgaattgtctgccatctctagtgagattcttgcagcttgtacctcaaggatccctagcttctctattacagagagaggcatgaggtttacacttgaccctaggtcatacagagtcttctcaaaggtcatggtgtctatggtacaaggtattgagaacttcccaggatcctgtctcttttgaggtaatctctacctagtcaagtcatccagttctttagtgagcaaaggaggttcatcctcccaagtctcattaccaaataacttggcatttagcttcatgattgctccaaggtacttagcaacttgctcttcagtaacatcttcatcctcctcagaggaagaatactcatcagagctcatgaatggcagaagtaaatccaatggaatctctatggtctcagtgtgagcctcagattcccatggttcctcattagggaactcattagaggccagtggacgtccattgaggtcttcctcagtggcaatCACTGCCCcttcttcctctccaaattcggccatgttgatggctttgcactctccttttggattttcttctgtattgcttggaagagtactaggagggagttcagtaactttcttactcagctgacccacttgtgcctccaaatttctaatggaggaccttgtttcagtcatgaaactctgagtggttttaattagatcagagaccatggttgctaagtcagaatggttctgcttagagttctctgtctgctgctgagaagatgatggaaaaggcttgccattgctaaacctgtttcttccaccattgttgttgttgaagccttgttgaggcctctgttggtccttccatgagagatttggatggtttctccatgaaggattgtaggtgtttccatagggttcacccatgtaattcacctcttctattgatgggttctcaggatcataagcttcttcttcagatgaagtgtccttagtactgcctggtgcagcttgcattccagacagactttgagaaatcatattgacttgctgagtcaatattttattctgagccaatatggcattcagagtatcaatctcaagaactcccttcttctgatttgtcccattattcacaggattcctctcagaagtgtacatgaattggttatttgcaaccatttcaatgagttcttgagcttctgcaggcgtcttcttcagatgaagagatcctccagcagagctgtccaatgacatcttggacagttcagacagaccatcatagaagatacctatgatgctccattcagaaagcatgtcagaaggacactttctgatcaattgtttgtatctttcccaagcttcatagagggattcaccttccttctgtctgaaggtttggacttccactctaagcttactcaatttttgaggtggaaagaactttaccaagaaggcattgactagcttttcccaagagttcaggctttctttaggttgagtccaaccatatcctagctctgtctcttacagcaaaagggaatagcataagtctgtagacctcagggtcaaccctattggtcttgacagtgtcacagatttacaagaattcagctaaaaactgatgaggatcttccaatggaagtccatgaaacttgtagttctgttgcattagagaaactaattgaggcttcagctcaaagttgtttgttccaatggcagggattgagatgcttctcccatagaagtcgggagtaggtgcaataaagtcaccaagcaccttccttgcattgttggcattgttgttgttttcggctgccatatcttcttctagtttgaagatttctgttaggtcctcttcagagagttgtgccttagcttctcttagctttcacttcaaggtcctttcaggttcagggtcagcctcaacaagaatgcctttgtctttgctcctgctcatatgaaagagaagagaacaagaaagtatggaatcatctatgtcacagtatagagattccttgaggtgtcagaggaaaagaagaatagaaagaggaggtagaaggagaagaattcgaacttatcaagagggatagagttcgaattattgatagtggaggagtgttagtccttaaatagaaggatgtgagaagaggggaagaattttcgaaaataaattaaaaaggttttgaaataattaaaagaaaattttgaaaacttgatgaatgattttcgaaatttgaagttgggaaagaaataaagtgatttttgaaaaaaagatttttgaaattagaaataaaaaagatatgattgaaaactattttgaaaaagatgtgattaagaagatatgattgaaaaggtgtggttttaaaaagatatgattgaaaagatatgattgaaaaacaatttaaaaaaaagatttgatttttaaaattaatgacttggttaacaagaaatttaaaagatatgattcagacattaaacctttcttaacagaaaaggcaacacacttgaaagttttgaatcaaatcattaattgttagcaagtatttttgaaaatggaaagaaattgattttgaaaatatatgattgaaaatatatgatttgaaaaagatttgattttgaaagattatgaaaacttgaaaaaaaatgtgaattaaaaataaaatcttccctctagtgtcatcctggcgttaaacgcccagaatgatgcccattctggcgtttaacgcccaaatctctacctttttgggtgttaaacgcccagccaggtaccctggctggcgtttaaacgccagttttccttctgcactgggtgttttgaacgcccagctttttctgtttgattcctctgctgaatattctgaatcttcaattctctgtattattgacttgaaaagacatagttttaaaactatttttgaatttttgatgatgggAATCaataaaatgcaactaagatcaaataaacaatgcatgcaggacaccaaacttaaaaaatttcatataagagacactaacaaattgagaatgcatatgagaaacaacaaaacacacaaaacaagagaatttagagatcagagcaatgaaatcatcaagaacacttgaagatcaatgaagaacatattgcatgtattcaaaaaatgcaagaagaataaaaacatgcaattgacaccaaacttaaaaattaatactagactcaaacaagaaacataaaatatttttggtttttatggttttacaaatttttttttgtgattttcgagaattatatagagaagaaaataaagagaatcaaaacttttaataagaattccaggaatcattgcaatgctagtctaagactccggtccaggaattagacatggcttactagccagccaagctttcaatgaaagctccggtctaaaatactagacatggccaatggccagccaagctttagcagatcattactttcaacagcaaaattgatagaaatcaacaagctcttgtgataataagttgaaacctcggtccaaaagattagacatggcttctcatccagccagacttcaacaaatcatcatgaaactctagaattcattcttaaaaactctgaagaacaaaatagaaaatctttttgtatttttgaaaaaattttttcgaaaaataaaaaggaaaagtacctaatctaagcaacaagatgaaccgtcagttgtccaaactcgaacaatccccggcaacggcgccaaaaacttggtgcacgaaattgtgatcatcaatggcgccattgacatggtacgctcaattgtaatctcaactctttatcacaacttcgcacaactaaccagcaagtgcactaggtcatccaagtaataaaccttacgtgagtaagggtcgatcccacagagattgttggtatgaagcaagctatggtcatcttgtaaatctcagtcaggcggattcaaatggttatggatgatgaatgattaaaagataaataaaacataaaataaagatagagatacttatgtaattcattggtgagagtttcagataagcgtatgaagatgctttgtcccttccgtctctctgctttcctactgtcttcatccaatccttcttactcctttccatggcaagctgtatgttgggcatcaccgttgtcagtggctacaatcctgtcctctcagtgaaaatgttcaacgcactctgtcacagtacggctattcatctgtcggttctcgatcatgtcggaatagaatccagtgattcttttgcgtctgtcactaacgccccacaatcacgagtttgaagctcatcacagtaattcaatccttgaatcctactcagaataccacagacaaggtttagactttctggattctcaagaatgccgccatcaattctagcttataccacgaagattctgattaaggaatccaagagataaacactcaatcgaagatagaatggaggtggttgtcaggcacacgttcataggtgagaatgatgatgagtgtcacggatcatcactttcatcaagttgaagaacaagtgatatcttagaacaagaacaagctgaattgaatagaagaacaatagtaattacattgatactcgaggtacagcagagctccacaccttaatctatggtgtgtagaaactccaccgttgaaaatatataagaacaaggtctaggcatggccgtgaggccagcctccaaacgtgcaTAAGACTCTCAAAGATCAAAAGTATATCAAGtgtgtcaaatacaatagcaaaaggtcctatttatagagaactagtagcataGAATTACAGAAattagtaattaatgcagaaatcttcttccgggcccacttggtgtgtgcttgagctgagcattgaagctttcatgtgtagagacttttcttggagttaaacgccagctttcgtgccagtttgggtgtttaactccagcttttgtgccagttttggagttaaacgccagaattcttgagctgacttagaacgcctgtttgggccatcaaatcccgAACAAAGTacgaattattatatattgctggaatgcccaggatgtctactttccaacgcaattgagagcgggcttctttagctccaaaaaatccacttcgagtgcagggaggtcagaatccaacagcatctgcagtccttttcagcctctgaatcagatttttgctcaggtccctcaatttcagccagaaaatacctaaaatcacagaaaaacacacaaactcatagtaaagtccagaaaagtgaattttaaataaaaactaataaaaatataataaaaactaactaaaacttgctaaaaacatactaaaaacaatgccaaaaagcgtataaattatccgctcatcagcattggaccattttcacagagaggatgggatgtagccattgacaacggtgatgccctacataaagcttgccatggaaaggagtaggaatgattggatgaagacagcaagaaagcagaggttcagaggaacgaaaggcatctctatacgcttatctgaaattctcaccaatgaattacataagtatctctatcctagtttatatttcaattatgtttTAACTAGCAAATCTCCATAATtatctgaatccgcctgactgagatttacaaggtgaccatagcttgcttcaagccgacaatctccgtgggatcgacccttactcacgtaaggtttattacttggacgacccagtgtacttgctggttagttgtatcgaaattgtgaaaaagaaataaaattatgaacgtgcgtattaagtttgtAGCGCCGTTACCatggaatgaacgatcacgatttcgtgcaccacctagtcacatgcttgtggtgttcttgtgtcaactAATCATTGAGACAAAACATTCAGAGTCGATCAATTGCAATTAAACAGAGTATACCAAAGGCTTTAAGCACCACTGTTTGGAAGTAACTGAAAGGAAAattagaacttaaagagagttccccagttaagtgcttgtggtgtttctgtgtcaagtgaagtttgagacaaaacatttaaagtcacaattcaagtaacaattcaagtttgatgttgtgatgagtgagcatcttttctatctttttctagtgaatttgcatttaatttgatgagtttaatcaagaattaattatcttttaactactatggatgctactatggatgctactttgagtcttgtgcaattctgtttattttaggtagcattcggttggatttgatggaatttctgcagcacaagaattaaaggagatgacagcgaggatcgacgcgtgcgcgtacctgacgcgtgcgtgtgatttagagctttccatggcgacgcgtgtgcgtacctgacACATACGCGTGAAAAGTGAAGTTGcacaacgacgcgtgcgcgtacctgacgcgtacgcatgacacgaGAAGAaaaccatcgacgcgtacgcgtgattgacgcgtacgcgtgacatgcaccacgtacagaaaacgcagaaaatgctgggggcgatttctgtgctgtttttgacccagttttcggcccagaaaacacagattagaggctgtagaATGAAGGAACACTTCCCGTTATTTTTCAGGTTAGGCGTGGatcctacgaagcaagtggtccccattcatcaattgaagacttgctgattatttaattaattcttatttaaactttatttttatcttgaaaatagaaaaagatattattttagttttagaaattagatttttaattaattaggattagatataaaagagaaaagaaacttcccTTATGGGGATCCCAAcattagttaacttttcattccacctcagcccaatttacaatcctaattttcttctctgaatcatgagcaactaaacctccattgttaaggttaggagctctgtctatttgtatggattgattctattgcttttctattttaattcatgcactgatttataattcaagaattgtttttgttctttatcttatgaaattgggtggaacggaagtatgaccctctttctaattgagttcttgtataacttgaaaaagctctttacttgaacaatagcttgaaaacaatttctcctaaattctaattatctggacttaacgggatacgtgacatataatcctcttatatttggataattaggatttttgtggcataataactagaattaaacatcaccctctaattggaattaattgatcaaggaattggcagttaatgagaattagaggagactagaaaggtctaaggaattagggtctagtcacatatagtttgccatgagtcaaatcttacatgattaaaatagttaataagaaaagttaatccggaaaaatagataactctgaaaccttaactgtttctccatattttattcccaacttattcacATGCCTGTCTTTAaactctgaatttactgtttaatactctttgaactctcaaacactattttctacttgcctaactaagtgaatcacttaaccattgttgcttagtccttcaatcctcgtgggatcgaccctcattcacctaaggtattacttggtacgacgcggtgcacttgccggttagtttgtggttagaaatttCGCACCACGCGGCTCGTGGCTCCATGGATGGCAGCGACACTGGTTTCGCGATGAGGACGGCGACGACGACATGGACCCCGCGAAGATGACGACAGACATGACGACGACTCCCAGACGCAGCGTCTTCTCCCTCCTGTGACTCTGGTTTGCGCCTCTCCCTCTCCTTCAACGGTGACAAGACGGTGCAGCGGCAGTGATTCCTGTCAGCGCCgtcttccctctcttctcttctcttctctgccTTCCgtttctccttctctccctctacgttttctttctttttttttttttttttgaatttctgaTGCTGCTATGTTTGGGTACAAGGAGGTTTGGCggctaggatttttttaggtgaAAGGGAAAATGGATTTTGGTTGTTAGGGTTAGAGTTAGATGAAATTTAGGTTTTTTttagttagggttagggttagattTGGAGATTTTGGGTTAATtagaatttaataaaatctaaatcaaatttagttatattatattaattttaaaatctaatttaatctctcaaaattattttaaaaatattatttaattattaatttgttgattgttttttaatcaaatattttaatttaaaatataaaataatataataaatattttttatttataaaaattaaaatttttaaaatcttaattatttaaactataacatataaaatttttattttaattatcaaaatttgatttaattatttctaaaaaaataatttttttataaatctttaataaataaaaaatttaaaatcgattcataataaaatttttcaaaaattttaaatcttacatctattttttagataattatttattttgttaatattaaaacttaaaaataattatttttataaatatgtatttatatggaaaattattttactaCTTCACACTCACACGATATcaaaagtaaatatatataacCCTAATTTTACATTTTGCCCTCTTTTCGCCGCTGCAGTCTACCCTTCACCCTCACCCACACCCACACCCACACCCATACACAGAGATCAGAGACACCACTCGGCCACTCCTTCTTCCTTGACCACCACCGGAGACTGCTTGCCGGAGACCGCCCGCTCTTCCTCGCGTTAGTACCTCTTCGTCGCGTGCTTCCTCTCGCCGCTTTTCCTTGCGTTCATCCCTCCCTCTTCCTGGTTTAGACGTTATCACCGTCAGTGGTACTCAGTTCCTGCCACGTTGTCGTCCTCTCAGTCCGTGGTCCTCTGTTCTCGCTGCCTTGACGTCCTCGCCGCCTTGCCTTACTGCCGCATCGCCGTCCTCCGTTCTCGTCGGTTCACCGTCCTCCTTCCAGCGAATCAGCTTCATTGTTCAGGACTTCAGGTATTTTTTTATGAAGATCATTTGAGTTTTGTGAAGGTCATTTGAACTGTGAATTGTGAATAGATGTTTTTGGCAGATTCTAAACTAATTGAACTGTGAATTGTGAATAATTGGGAATTGGTTGCGGATATAAACTAGTTTTTGGCTGTTTCTAGGTCGGTGCTAGTACCACCAGAAGAGTACATAAAACTCACAAGATGAAATCTAGAACATAGTCGGATTTTATAATTTAGTTTTCTGTCATCTTACTTGTTAAGTTGTTGTGTGTGATGCTGCTGTTATTGTTTATATGTCTAAAAGAATTAGATATCATGAATTATACTTGTTCACTTGTTCTTTGGTCCTGTTTAGTTGTGGTGAGATCCTCCTattattgtttatttttgttatttaagaaaagtttgtttaaaaatattttaggaataaataggtTTAAAAGTGTGAATAAAagagttttattgaattttttatgtaGCAATATGCATTTAAATAAAGTTTCTGTTTTGCGGATACATCTGATCCAATCCGATCCGTATACACCTGggtttaagtaaaaaaaaaattgcaagttAGGGTTTGCCCCTTATAAATATGGATGTAGTTTTGTTAGGGTTTCAACACTACACTCTTCCAGCACGATTAGGGTCCTCAAGCTTCAACAAACATGGCTGACAAAGCGGTTACCATCAGAACAAGGAAGTTTATGACTAACAGGCTCCTCTCCAGAAAGCAATTCGTGAGTTCGTTCACCATTCTCACTTTCACACTGTTTTTATGGCTTTATCATAGACTTTAAGTATCTAGATTTTGGAATAATTGGGATCTGATAATGATAGATGAATTGAGCGCTACATACGATTTAGCTGAGCCTCGTTTTCTctttaattgtgtggttgtaGGTCATTGATGTTCTTCATCCAGGGAGGGCAAATGTTTCTAAGGTACATTCTGTTTGTTAGCCGAAAACTTTAGATTTAATTGATTTTTGTCAGGTAGTTATTGGTTGGACAATAATGGTGTTTAGGGTTTCTAATTTTTGTTGTGTTTGGAATATGAAGGCTGAGCTTAAGGAGAAGCTTGCTAGAATCTATGATGTTAAGGACCCCAACACCGTGTTTGTGTTCAAGTTCCGCACCCATTTCGGAGGTGGCAAATCCACTGGTTTTGGTTTGATTTATGACACTGTTGAGAATGCTAAGAAGTATGAGCCTAAGTACAGACTAATTAGGGTAAGATAACTcggttttttgtttttctaatgtGGTTTTTGTTCATGAGTGTAATTGCTATGGAATGAGAAACACTTTCATGCAACTAGGATGTATGTTTTTGTAAATTGTAAGACTGGTAAGTTAGTGCTTACTAATATTAATTGTTATTGGATGACCTCTATGTATAATAATATAGTACTCTGATGCTGTCAgcactgttttttatttttagattggaGTTGCATGGGGTGAAAATATGTTGTTCTTTATTGTTGATCCATAATGTAACATGAAATTGTATACTGTTATGATTAATGAGCATTAACAATAGAGATGTTCCAAAAGATTAATTTGAAAGCTTGTGCATATTAGAATTCATTAGTTTTCAGATGAAATCATTAGCTCTTTTTAGTTGCTGTTTGGCTTCTAACAGTTGCTTCCTCTTAAACAATACAATAATTTGTTTTGCTTGATTAATTACCCCTTTACTATGCTAGAATTTCTTGAGATATTTTGTACAAGACCCTTACCCTGTAGCTTAATCTGACCATTCTCATGTCTTGTCATGCATCCATTTGTTCTTTTTGGTCTTGAGGAATTAGAACTTTTCTTCTTTAATATCTGTGCCATGTTGCTGTGTTTTGCATAATCCTTCGCTAAAATCCTCTGTCATTCGCAGAATGGACTTGATACTAAGGTTGAAAAGTCAAGGAAGCAAATGAAGGAGAGAAAGAACAGGGCAAAGAAGATCCGTGGAGTAAAGAAGGTAAATAGTTGCCAAAAGCAAATTgtttttttattgatgattgttcATCTCGTATTGCTCTTGCTTAGTAAAAATAGTaacctatttttattttcagaccAAGGCTTCTGATGCTGCCAAGGCTGgaaagaagaaatgagttctCAAACATCTTGGTTTTGATTTCAAGGTTGTGTTGGAATTTTGTAatggatattttattttttagattcctAGAATGAGATGTTTCAGTATTTGACGACGTGATCTTTTTGCCTTTCAAATTATTAATCTTTAGTTACAACTTAAGATTGAGGAGAAATCAGTTGATCACTTACGAATGTTTTCAAATGTTTGCTAGACTGATTATGAATTCCTATGGTGCTTGAAAATTTGACAGATcaatcatttattttataggatttttatATGCGGTAAAGAAATCATTTATGATCATCATAAAATGGTGATgctttaaaaagataaaaaactgTCTTTATTTTGGATAAATACGTGAAACATTTATTTTGTTAAGAATTTCAAATTGAAGTTAGCTTTTGCGTTTGCAAGTATGGTTCGTATCGTACGTGTACGTGAGCAAGTTTTAAAAACTGGATTATTtgtcaataataatatttttatcgaaagaattttaattaggaaaagtatagggtaccaacatattatctgtcaatttattatcaataataattaattattatattttaaatacatatataaagagacacatccaaaaaatatatctataaagacacttctattaatacagccataaaaaagatatttttattagacacatctacgaagATACTTCCATGaaatacaattataaataagagttggcagatatgctgttggtaacgtagtgGGACCGTTTTAATTAATagttatttacattctgcaatgcGGAATGATCAATGGCATCAAACCCATGTATCTACACATGCAATGTTGTCTTCCATTTCTCATTTTATGGTCTAGCATTCCTTGATTTTTTTCCTTCTCCA is drawn from Arachis hypogaea cultivar Tifrunner chromosome 12, arahy.Tifrunner.gnm2.J5K5, whole genome shotgun sequence and contains these coding sequences:
- the LOC112727587 gene encoding small ribosomal subunit protein eS24z: MADKAVTIRTRKFMTNRLLSRKQFVIDVLHPGRANVSKAELKEKLARIYDVKDPNTVFVFKFRTHFGGGKSTGFGLIYDTVENAKKYEPKYRLIRNGLDTKVEKSRKQMKERKNRAKKIRGVKKTKASDAAKAGKKK